Proteins from one Dethiobacter alkaliphilus AHT 1 genomic window:
- a CDS encoding sensor histidine kinase, which produces MNAYLEQGREYLKQGKDRVRGYVPVANKLFSGTKRFLRQQFDKNIYTKILFTNVTVFVVVMIVLTMFSSFVVRHVIYEQAQQELLRKARRVNFALMQQTDYEWNGADETLSELPHGSHGLLRYLSDTFDSRITIFDDEGNILGTSAEQDVVPGSKVDAKFLDTLSLGEPAIIENMERETGQNNFIAFVPMGNQSDPMNLGILLEARLSNLNLALNNMQWYLLLAGMVILVVILFISVYLAMSISRPISRLSATVADLSRGNFSSDYDDDSLDEIRDLAGQLNKMSVRLQNAQAASAKMEEDRTKLFAEISHELRTPLTAVQGFVEAIRDGMVPDEAVLKRYLETICDQTVHITRLVDDMLSLSRLESGNITVEKLPLDLTALAQGVVTSMEGMAGGNNTTLQFVTKTGNSFVLGDVDRMEQIIRNLLKNAIKATKDGTIKVGVEEQQKQVILTIADNGIGIPPDELPHIWDRFYRTKNQRDRYMQENGSGLGLVIVKKLVELQDGKIEVISRLGKGTTFTITFPTYTKED; this is translated from the coding sequence ATGAACGCCTACCTTGAACAAGGCAGAGAATACCTCAAGCAGGGAAAAGACAGAGTGCGGGGATATGTTCCTGTTGCTAACAAACTCTTTAGTGGGACCAAACGTTTTCTGCGGCAGCAATTTGATAAAAATATCTACACAAAAATATTGTTCACTAATGTGACGGTTTTTGTTGTGGTGATGATTGTCTTGACCATGTTTTCTTCTTTTGTGGTAAGGCATGTCATTTACGAGCAGGCTCAGCAGGAACTGCTACGCAAAGCCAGAAGGGTAAACTTCGCTTTAATGCAGCAAACAGACTATGAGTGGAATGGCGCCGATGAGACTTTAAGTGAACTTCCCCATGGCAGCCATGGTTTGCTGAGATATCTCTCCGACACCTTTGATTCCAGGATCACCATTTTCGACGATGAAGGAAATATCTTGGGTACATCTGCGGAGCAGGATGTGGTACCCGGCAGCAAGGTTGATGCTAAATTTCTGGACACATTGAGCTTGGGCGAGCCTGCCATAATCGAAAACATGGAAAGAGAAACCGGTCAGAATAATTTTATTGCTTTTGTGCCAATGGGCAATCAGTCGGACCCTATGAATCTGGGAATCCTCCTGGAAGCAAGGTTGTCCAACCTAAATCTGGCCTTAAATAATATGCAGTGGTATTTGCTGCTTGCGGGAATGGTAATATTGGTGGTAATCCTCTTTATCTCAGTCTACCTTGCCATGTCAATATCCAGGCCCATTTCCCGTTTATCGGCTACAGTTGCCGATCTCAGCAGAGGTAACTTTTCTTCAGATTATGACGATGATTCTCTGGATGAAATCAGAGACCTGGCTGGGCAGCTAAATAAAATGTCTGTCAGACTGCAGAATGCTCAGGCCGCCAGTGCAAAGATGGAAGAAGACAGAACCAAACTGTTTGCGGAAATATCTCATGAGTTGCGCACACCATTGACCGCTGTTCAGGGCTTTGTAGAAGCAATTCGCGATGGTATGGTACCAGATGAAGCGGTGCTTAAGAGGTACTTGGAAACAATCTGTGATCAGACGGTGCATATCACCAGATTGGTGGACGACATGCTTTCATTAAGCAGGTTGGAAAGCGGCAACATTACTGTGGAGAAGCTTCCCCTGGATTTGACTGCTCTTGCGCAAGGAGTTGTTACTTCCATGGAAGGGATGGCCGGCGGCAATAACACCACACTTCAGTTCGTAACCAAAACAGGAAACAGCTTTGTGCTTGGCGATGTGGACCGTATGGAGCAGATTATTCGCAATCTGCTTAAAAATGCCATCAAAGCCACAAAGGACGGAACCATCAAGGTAGGAGTTGAAGAACAACAAAAGCAGGTCATTTTAACCATCGCCGACAACGGCATCGGTATACCGCCTGATGAACTGCCCCACATTTGGGATAGATTTTACAGAACCAAAAATCAGCGAGACCGTTACATGCAGGAAAACGGCAGCGGCCTGGGGCTGGTAATTGTAAAAAAACTTGTGGAGTTGCAGGATGGTAAAATCGAAGTTATAAGTAGATTAGGTAAGGGGACTACCTTTACCATTACCTTCCCAACCTATACCAAAGAAGATTAA
- a CDS encoding response regulator transcription factor yields MSYMGKVLVVDDDHIVLELVKLYGEREGFEVIVVSDGDQVLPIYDRENPDVVILDIMLPGKDGLTLCRSLREIRMIPIIMLTAKGEEADRVLGLEMGADDYISKPFSPRELVARIKAVLRRTQAVEGVTNWKLKYNGLEIHADIRRVLVDREHIELTPREFDLLYHLAKNPQRVFTRDELLAAVWGYDYFGDQRTVDVHIRRLRTKLVSLQHEYLSTVWGVGYQFTPPVKEGEISS; encoded by the coding sequence ATGTCATACATGGGTAAAGTTTTAGTGGTGGATGATGATCACATTGTTTTGGAACTTGTTAAATTGTATGGAGAGAGAGAAGGGTTTGAAGTCATCGTGGTAAGCGATGGCGACCAGGTCCTGCCTATATATGACCGAGAAAACCCGGATGTTGTTATTTTGGATATTATGCTGCCCGGCAAAGACGGGCTTACCCTTTGCCGCAGCTTAAGAGAGATACGCATGATCCCAATCATTATGCTTACCGCCAAAGGCGAGGAAGCTGATCGGGTTCTGGGATTGGAAATGGGTGCAGATGACTACATTTCCAAACCTTTCAGTCCCCGGGAGCTGGTGGCCAGAATTAAAGCGGTACTGCGCCGCACCCAGGCGGTTGAAGGGGTGACCAATTGGAAATTAAAATACAACGGACTGGAAATTCATGCTGATATCAGAAGAGTACTGGTGGATAGGGAGCACATTGAGTTAACACCGAGAGAATTCGATTTGCTCTATCACCTGGCAAAAAATCCGCAGCGTGTTTTTACCCGTGACGAACTTTTGGCCGCTGTATGGGGGTATGACTACTTTGGTGACCAACGGACAGTGGATGTGCATATTCGCAGACTGAGGACAAAACTGGTATCGCTGCAGCATGAGTATCTGTCCACTGTTTGGGGGGTTGGTTACCAGTTTACGCCACCTGTCAAAGAGGGAGAGATTTCGTCATGA
- a CDS encoding GNAT family N-acetyltransferase, translating into MSASDIAGLAVLYKQFWGEESSSQLMTQKFKELQNNPHYIFLSAVEGNRLVGSVQGIICEELYGECKPFLVIENLVVDRQRRRQGVGRSLIAEMEKAAIKHGCYQVLFITENHRTEAVNFYSSLGFRKDTHKGFKKQLI; encoded by the coding sequence ATGTCTGCAAGTGATATTGCCGGACTGGCAGTACTGTATAAGCAGTTTTGGGGAGAAGAATCATCTTCTCAGTTAATGACACAGAAATTTAAGGAGCTGCAGAATAATCCCCACTACATTTTTTTGAGTGCAGTTGAGGGTAATCGTTTAGTGGGATCAGTGCAAGGGATAATTTGCGAAGAATTATATGGGGAATGTAAGCCGTTTTTAGTTATCGAGAATTTAGTAGTAGACCGTCAACGCAGAAGGCAAGGGGTTGGCCGGTCTCTTATTGCAGAGATGGAGAAAGCAGCCATTAAGCACGGCTGCTACCAGGTATTATTTATCACTGAGAACCACAGAACTGAGGCAGTTAATTTCTATAGTTCATTAGGGTTTCGTAAGGATACACATAAGGGTTTTAAGAAGCAGTTAATTTAA
- a CDS encoding MutS-related protein produces MNNAREHTDIRKIYLQRTEDYQNQLVHAHRQSRGLSSLRLISFLGGGGALSYGYYRTMPVMYFLAFILFVLFVHLIVRHSRLNDKISFLENLVQINETAIVRLDGNWTTFTDDGSQYVNHNHPYTTDLHIFGKSSLFQFIYVPLSSGGKKRLVEMLSSRPSFTEIAPRQEAVADLAQRLDFRQHLQATASDAYFKKKNPAEVLSWLERKYSTGSVPQAVFFLPVVTLVMFALAFLGFVPYILPLASLMLQALIALWGERVVLERFKDLEKPVILLRRYAELLAWIEGEEFKASFLKEQKQRLFTGDVSSSRLIKRLKSIAERNDLRFSNALIYYPLNISLFWDLWTLRKLQAWQDKWGNSVREWFDAVAEIEAISCLSGLYHDNPQWIFPKVMDGTPFIDGQNIAHPLISPDERVGNDLAMPEQGRVLMITGSNMSGKSTLLRTLGINLVLAYTGSAVCATEMSCSMMDIYCKMQIHDDLKERTSTFYAELKRMKMIIDAAKSKEPLLVLLDEIFRGTNSRDRITATRTVIRQLHELNTITLVTTHDLELGSLADEYPGTISNYHFTDDIKDDHIEFDYKIKPGISKTANAIALMKMIGIEEQEDSRVKITTDYKK; encoded by the coding sequence ATGAACAATGCTAGAGAACATACCGACATAAGGAAAATATACCTGCAACGGACAGAGGATTATCAAAATCAATTGGTCCATGCCCACCGACAAAGCAGGGGATTATCCTCTCTGCGTCTTATTTCTTTTCTCGGTGGAGGGGGTGCTTTGTCCTACGGCTATTACAGGACAATGCCGGTCATGTATTTTCTGGCCTTTATCCTGTTCGTTCTGTTTGTTCATCTGATTGTCCGTCACTCAAGGCTTAATGACAAGATCAGTTTTCTGGAGAACTTGGTGCAAATCAATGAAACGGCCATTGTAAGGCTGGATGGCAACTGGACAACCTTTACCGATGACGGAAGCCAATACGTTAACCACAATCATCCCTATACCACAGACCTGCATATCTTCGGGAAAAGTTCACTGTTTCAATTTATATACGTACCCCTGTCTTCCGGGGGGAAAAAGCGACTGGTGGAGATGTTAAGCTCTCGGCCATCGTTTACCGAAATTGCACCGCGACAGGAAGCGGTTGCCGACCTGGCACAACGTCTGGATTTCAGACAACACCTGCAGGCAACGGCAAGCGATGCCTACTTTAAAAAGAAAAACCCCGCAGAAGTGCTTTCCTGGCTGGAAAGGAAGTATAGTACAGGTTCTGTGCCTCAAGCAGTATTTTTCCTGCCCGTTGTAACCCTGGTCATGTTTGCCCTGGCTTTTTTGGGGTTTGTACCGTATATATTGCCTCTTGCTTCATTGATGCTACAGGCGCTTATAGCTCTCTGGGGCGAACGGGTAGTATTGGAACGTTTTAAGGACCTGGAAAAGCCCGTTATACTCCTAAGGCGATATGCCGAACTGTTAGCATGGATAGAGGGTGAGGAGTTTAAAGCCTCCTTTTTGAAAGAGCAAAAACAACGGCTTTTTACCGGCGATGTTTCGTCCTCCCGCCTTATTAAGCGCTTAAAGAGTATAGCTGAGCGAAATGATCTGCGCTTTAGCAACGCTCTGATCTATTACCCGTTAAATATCAGCCTGTTTTGGGATTTGTGGACCCTGCGGAAACTGCAGGCCTGGCAAGACAAATGGGGAAACTCCGTCAGGGAGTGGTTTGACGCCGTTGCCGAGATAGAGGCAATCTCCTGTCTGTCCGGGCTGTACCACGATAATCCCCAGTGGATTTTCCCCAAAGTAATGGATGGAACGCCATTTATAGATGGGCAAAACATAGCCCATCCGCTTATTTCACCGGATGAGCGCGTTGGCAATGACTTAGCCATGCCCGAGCAGGGCCGGGTGCTGATGATAACCGGCTCCAATATGTCCGGTAAAAGTACCCTGCTTCGCACATTAGGCATTAACCTGGTTTTGGCCTATACCGGCTCAGCGGTTTGTGCCACAGAAATGTCCTGCTCCATGATGGATATCTACTGTAAAATGCAAATCCATGATGACTTAAAAGAGAGGACCTCCACGTTTTATGCCGAGCTTAAGAGAATGAAGATGATCATAGATGCAGCCAAAAGCAAAGAACCGCTCCTGGTGCTGCTGGATGAAATCTTCAGAGGTACTAACTCCCGAGACCGGATCACTGCCACCCGGACCGTAATCCGCCAACTACATGAACTAAACACCATCACCCTGGTGACAACCCATGACCTGGAGTTAGGCAGTCTGGCCGATGAGTACCCCGGCACAATCTCCAACTATCATTTTACCGATGACATCAAAGACGACCACATAGAATTTGATTATAAAATTAAACCCGGCATCTCTAAAACAGCCAACGCCATAGCATTAATGAAGATGATTGGTATAGAAGAGCAAGAGGACAGTAGGGTTAAAATCACTACCGATTATAAGAAATAG
- a CDS encoding YsnF/AvaK domain-containing protein produces the protein MKKKKEFDKEKHKHKEEFAEDAKLTLHEERMDIDKDRVKSGEVNLHKDVIEEYKAVDVPVSREEVIIERRALNEQSDTPIGEEETYHIQTNRDEIDVDKHTMVTGQVEAHKQSVEGSRQVDKKLKREEADIDAEGEPRLKKKDKYRH, from the coding sequence ATGAAAAAGAAAAAAGAATTTGATAAAGAAAAGCATAAGCATAAAGAAGAGTTTGCTGAGGACGCAAAGCTTACGTTACACGAAGAAAGAATGGATATTGATAAAGATCGGGTAAAAAGCGGCGAAGTTAATCTGCACAAAGATGTTATCGAAGAGTATAAAGCGGTTGACGTGCCTGTAAGCCGTGAAGAAGTCATTATTGAACGCAGAGCATTAAACGAGCAAAGTGATACTCCCATTGGCGAAGAAGAGACGTATCATATTCAGACAAACAGAGACGAAATCGATGTAGATAAACACACCATGGTGACAGGCCAGGTTGAAGCTCACAAGCAGAGTGTTGAGGGAAGCAGACAGGTTGATAAGAAACTGAAAAGAGAAGAAGCCGACATCGACGCCGAAGGTGAGCCCCGGTTAAAGAAGAAGGATAAATACCGCCACTAG
- a CDS encoding YsnF/AvaK domain-containing protein, with amino-acid sequence MVQNSLSRTMRIIVGAIVGAFLGFFIGLIGESILPGLGLLFTAIPLSMSITLSAIGLVMGAVIGSNTDARRYNEVEYKVEDDIKIPLREEQLDIETHRVKTSDVDIHKDVITEEKTITVPVSREELVVEKSVGDNEKTETMRIPLSEERIDVNKENVQLNEVSVYKAEFQDTETIDETLKKEKLEIDAESEDKS; translated from the coding sequence ATGGTGCAAAACAGTTTATCCCGTACAATGAGAATAATTGTTGGCGCAATTGTGGGAGCCTTTCTTGGCTTTTTCATTGGGTTAATTGGAGAAAGCATACTCCCGGGCCTGGGCCTCCTCTTTACGGCTATACCTCTGTCCATGTCCATCACGTTGAGCGCAATTGGCCTGGTCATGGGAGCAGTTATTGGCTCTAACACAGATGCTCGACGTTACAACGAAGTAGAATACAAAGTAGAAGATGATATAAAGATACCACTTCGTGAAGAACAACTGGATATTGAAACACACAGAGTCAAAACCTCCGATGTAGATATTCATAAAGACGTTATCACTGAAGAAAAAACGATAACAGTCCCTGTATCCCGTGAAGAACTGGTGGTTGAGAAATCTGTGGGTGACAACGAAAAAACTGAGACCATGCGAATTCCACTTAGTGAAGAGCGCATCGATGTTAATAAAGAAAATGTACAGTTAAACGAAGTTTCGGTTTACAAAGCAGAATTCCAAGACACAGAAACCATTGACGAAACTCTGAAAAAGGAAAAGTTAGAGATAGATGCTGAGTCAGAAGATAAAAGCTAA
- a CDS encoding DUF4474 domain-containing protein produces MDKWIILLGILLVLLVIVLKIAYNWPRIKRFIREIVDSIGTGGKVDEIIAAAGYAYDAEQDIFYTTMYAWQRNFGYCRLYDEAAAPLNLIIDCEPIYFDYAGKRWMIEFWKGQYAMATGCEVGVYNTTGPDLNIPGVFNGTFYHVVPDEDLMDITVTLIKDERALFTRSGLHWWQTGFILGEFSQPWELSVDITIELLDYEMRRAFVKGLVEAGYHDDEILRRGNYVSLRFAQPRTPQPYTRNPITDGVIQQKNKLLCDIYQDIVKTRSWSEAGLSSRLKLIKQHSPELYIALRNFGRNRQLYEKYSIIKRYL; encoded by the coding sequence TTGGATAAGTGGATTATTCTACTGGGGATCCTGCTGGTACTTCTGGTGATTGTGCTGAAAATAGCCTATAACTGGCCCAGGATAAAAAGATTTATCAGGGAAATTGTGGACAGTATCGGCACAGGGGGGAAAGTAGATGAAATAATAGCTGCGGCGGGCTATGCCTACGATGCAGAGCAGGATATTTTTTATACCACCATGTATGCATGGCAAAGAAATTTCGGTTACTGCCGACTCTATGATGAAGCGGCCGCCCCCTTAAACCTGATTATTGACTGTGAGCCCATATACTTTGACTATGCCGGCAAACGGTGGATGATTGAGTTTTGGAAAGGCCAGTATGCCATGGCAACGGGTTGTGAGGTGGGTGTATACAATACCACAGGACCAGATTTAAATATTCCCGGAGTTTTTAACGGAACATTTTATCATGTGGTCCCCGACGAAGATCTAATGGATATAACTGTAACCCTTATTAAGGACGAGAGAGCACTTTTTACCCGCAGCGGACTGCACTGGTGGCAAACCGGCTTTATCCTGGGGGAGTTTTCTCAGCCCTGGGAGCTTAGTGTGGATATTACCATCGAACTATTGGATTATGAAATGCGCCGGGCATTTGTCAAAGGATTAGTAGAAGCGGGATACCATGACGATGAAATACTCCGGAGAGGAAATTATGTCAGTCTTCGTTTTGCCCAGCCCAGGACACCCCAACCTTATACACGCAACCCCATTACAGACGGGGTTATCCAACAAAAAAATAAACTATTATGTGATATATACCAGGATATAGTGAAGACACGATCCTGGTCAGAAGCTGGTTTATCCAGCAGATTAAAATTAATAAAGCAACACTCACCAGAACTATATATAGCCCTGCGCAATTTCGGCAGAAACAGGCAACTCTATGAAAAGTATTCAATAATAAAAAGATACCTATAA
- a CDS encoding phospholipase C/P1 nuclease family protein, translated as MDIRYFARPLFTIENHMDLADHTSLILKNDGYEEIYQLLNSTDKDLGKTYLELIIEGSKDADLPFSGGYICHLWHFHHPWSHRGYIVSRSSADATSRLFTIANNLWQLGKRGKAIYHLGRALHLIQDIFIPHHAGITAFRGHGELEHWLAANWQQYKVGSAGYYYWEETFCHNDQCHHVMSANIYDWIDYGSHLSINWYESYFADGRYDEHTFREVAPLIVPNVLRLSAGFIHRFFSTVEI; from the coding sequence ATGGATATAAGATATTTTGCCAGACCACTATTTACAATTGAAAATCACATGGACCTCGCCGACCACACCTCTTTGATTTTAAAAAACGATGGTTATGAGGAAATCTATCAACTGTTGAACAGCACCGACAAGGATCTGGGAAAAACATATTTGGAACTGATCATTGAAGGCTCCAAAGATGCTGACCTTCCCTTTTCCGGGGGCTATATCTGCCATCTGTGGCATTTCCACCACCCCTGGTCTCATCGGGGCTACATTGTTTCCAGAAGCTCTGCAGACGCCACCTCGCGGTTATTTACCATAGCAAACAATCTCTGGCAGCTTGGTAAAAGAGGAAAAGCCATCTATCATCTGGGACGGGCGCTGCATTTAATCCAGGATATCTTTATTCCTCATCATGCCGGAATTACCGCTTTTAGAGGTCACGGCGAACTGGAACACTGGCTGGCCGCAAACTGGCAACAGTATAAAGTGGGCAGCGCAGGTTACTATTACTGGGAGGAGACTTTCTGTCACAACGATCAGTGTCATCATGTTATGTCAGCCAACATTTATGATTGGATTGATTACGGCAGCCATCTTTCCATTAACTGGTATGAAAGCTATTTTGCCGACGGGCGCTATGATGAACATACATTTCGTGAGGTGGCGCCGTTAATCGTCCCCAATGTTCTCCGATTGTCCGCCGGTTTCATCCACAGATTTTTCAGCACCGTAGAAATCTAA
- a CDS encoding SIR2 family NAD-dependent protein deacylase → MKNYFAGEHMDKGIETLAAFIRASDNTVVLTGAGMDTDSNIPDFRGEGGWWKNIDPRTVANIDTFAQNYSLFQEFYSMRIKLLQNVKPHPGHYILADLEKRGIIKSIATQNISGLHRLAGSEKVYELHGNIATVRCNSCGRQADTADFLAGENCTGCNTGALRPNVVLFGEALPQDVWAQALSHIQRADLLLVIGTSLEVSPVNQLPFQAKGRTVFINKEDCSQHYSFDLTLLGNAKEVLKKLSDRLT, encoded by the coding sequence ATGAAAAACTATTTTGCCGGCGAGCACATGGATAAGGGCATTGAAACACTGGCCGCTTTCATTAGGGCCTCTGATAACACTGTAGTCCTTACAGGTGCGGGTATGGATACGGACAGCAACATTCCCGACTTTCGGGGAGAAGGAGGATGGTGGAAGAATATTGATCCCAGAACGGTAGCCAATATCGACACCTTTGCACAAAACTATTCACTTTTTCAGGAGTTCTACTCCATGCGAATTAAACTGTTGCAGAACGTCAAGCCTCATCCCGGTCATTATATTCTGGCTGATCTGGAAAAGAGGGGCATTATAAAAAGTATTGCTACGCAGAATATTTCCGGCCTGCACCGTCTGGCCGGCAGTGAAAAAGTCTATGAACTGCACGGCAACATCGCTACCGTTAGATGTAACAGCTGCGGCCGCCAGGCTGACACAGCTGATTTCTTGGCCGGTGAAAACTGTACGGGCTGCAATACAGGTGCCCTCAGGCCCAATGTGGTTTTATTTGGCGAGGCTCTGCCCCAGGATGTCTGGGCACAGGCACTTTCCCATATCCAAAGAGCTGATTTGTTGTTGGTCATTGGGACCAGCCTGGAAGTTTCACCGGTTAACCAACTTCCTTTCCAGGCCAAAGGCAGAACCGTCTTTATAAATAAGGAGGACTGCAGCCAACATTATTCCTTTGATTTGACCCTGCTTGGTAATGCCAAAGAAGTCCTGAAGAAATTATCAGACCGGCTGACTTAA
- a CDS encoding GNAT family N-acetyltransferase, which produces MALTLERYNPRRHDEHAVATLIFLADTEIMSFMFGEKGKAVGLVKKLMQLPNNHFSANHITCACLAGEVAGVIVGFDGKRKQQINKKGPLDYIKAFSLVKLLQTVPRLPAMSKIITKDVPAGNYYINSFSVDENYRGEGLGSQILQVILAKHPTVCLDVNINNHRAMKLYKNFGFKVAGENITTYGGKQIGTYLVRTTTTGRL; this is translated from the coding sequence ATGGCGCTGACGTTGGAAAGATATAATCCCCGCCGGCATGATGAACATGCGGTAGCCACTCTGATTTTTTTGGCTGATACCGAAATTATGTCATTTATGTTTGGTGAGAAAGGCAAAGCGGTGGGTTTGGTAAAGAAACTAATGCAGCTGCCTAACAACCATTTTAGCGCCAACCATATTACCTGTGCCTGCCTGGCAGGGGAGGTGGCCGGTGTGATTGTTGGGTTTGACGGTAAGCGAAAACAACAAATCAATAAAAAAGGACCATTGGATTATATAAAGGCATTTAGCCTGGTCAAACTTTTGCAGACAGTCCCGCGTTTGCCTGCAATGAGTAAGATAATTACTAAAGATGTACCGGCAGGTAACTATTATATTAACAGCTTCAGTGTAGATGAAAATTACAGAGGAGAGGGGTTGGGCTCCCAAATCTTACAGGTAATATTGGCCAAACACCCAACGGTGTGCCTGGATGTAAATATCAATAACCACCGGGCAATGAAACTGTATAAAAATTTTGGTTTTAAAGTGGCGGGAGAAAACATAACAACTTATGGTGGCAAACAAATCGGTACTTATTTAGTCAGAACCACTACCACCGGCAGGTTATAG
- a CDS encoding DUF362 domain-containing protein — protein MEKLYVMYGAEAEQMAFTLLETMDVAGELAGMENPLIGIKPNLVVSQPAEWGATTDPNLVRGVIKYLQQHGFCNIIILESAWVGDSTEKAFDVCGYRELGVPLVDLKKDDGVPFEVDGTEIYVCKKALEVDYLINMPVLKAHCQTRLTCALKNLKGCVPDKEKRRFHTLGLHKPIAALNKVLRANIAVVDGIIGDLTYEEGGTPVRMNRSLASRDPVLIDTYAAELIGYEIEDVPYIRMAEELGIGSTLLTGRIVELNNKKEARAPESLLASNEVDNLARWIEEDQACSACYGSLIHALMRLQEKGKLKKGFKVHIGQGCKKLSGTIGVGECSRNFEVNIKGCPPKAKDIVSGLEEWINKEGPAAN, from the coding sequence GTGGAAAAGTTATATGTTATGTACGGTGCAGAAGCAGAACAGATGGCCTTTACTTTACTTGAAACAATGGATGTGGCCGGTGAACTGGCAGGTATGGAAAATCCCCTTATCGGAATTAAACCGAATTTGGTAGTTTCACAGCCGGCAGAGTGGGGAGCCACAACCGATCCAAACCTGGTCCGCGGAGTAATAAAATATCTGCAGCAGCACGGCTTTTGCAATATTATTATCCTGGAAAGCGCCTGGGTGGGTGATTCCACAGAGAAGGCATTTGATGTATGCGGCTACCGTGAATTGGGTGTTCCCCTGGTGGATCTTAAAAAGGACGATGGTGTTCCTTTTGAAGTTGACGGAACCGAAATCTACGTGTGCAAAAAAGCACTGGAAGTGGATTATCTGATTAATATGCCGGTATTAAAAGCCCATTGCCAGACCAGGTTAACCTGTGCACTTAAGAATCTAAAAGGATGTGTGCCGGACAAAGAAAAAAGACGCTTTCATACCCTGGGCCTGCATAAACCCATTGCTGCTTTGAACAAAGTGTTACGAGCCAACATAGCTGTGGTAGATGGAATCATCGGGGATCTGACCTACGAAGAAGGGGGGACTCCGGTCCGCATGAACCGGTCCTTAGCCAGTCGTGATCCGGTCCTGATTGACACCTACGCTGCAGAGTTGATTGGCTATGAAATCGAAGATGTCCCCTATATCAGGATGGCAGAAGAACTGGGAATCGGCAGTACTTTGCTCACCGGCAGAATTGTGGAGCTTAATAACAAAAAAGAAGCCAGAGCCCCCGAATCACTTCTGGCCAGCAACGAAGTGGATAATCTGGCGCGCTGGATTGAAGAGGACCAGGCCTGCTCCGCCTGTTACGGTAGCCTGATCCATGCTTTGATGAGATTACAGGAAAAGGGGAAATTAAAAAAGGGCTTTAAGGTCCATATCGGCCAGGGCTGTAAAAAACTTTCCGGCACCATCGGAGTGGGTGAATGTTCCCGTAACTTTGAAGTTAATATCAAAGGGTGTCCCCCCAAGGCCAAAGATATCGTTTCCGGACTTGAGGAATGGATTAATAAAGAAGGACCAGCAGCTAATTAA
- a CDS encoding FMN-binding protein, with protein sequence MRIKWWMIVMALVLLFPLSIGFSVWQGIREIQQMEVYDVSLTELADGIYTGRQDTTGIKVEVSVDVSDGRITAIDILEHENGRGSDAEVIVDDVIAAQSLSVDSISGATLSSTVILKAVEEALLQTSN encoded by the coding sequence ATGCGTATTAAATGGTGGATGATAGTGATGGCACTGGTTTTATTGTTTCCCTTATCTATCGGTTTCTCAGTTTGGCAGGGAATCAGGGAAATTCAGCAAATGGAAGTTTATGATGTTTCCTTGACTGAATTGGCAGACGGTATTTATACCGGGCGCCAGGATACTACCGGGATTAAAGTTGAGGTTAGTGTGGATGTTTCAGACGGCAGGATTACAGCCATCGATATTCTGGAGCATGAAAATGGTCGCGGCTCAGACGCAGAGGTTATTGTAGACGATGTGATTGCTGCCCAGTCGCTTTCAGTGGACAGTATTTCCGGAGCAACACTGAGCAGTACCGTTATTCTAAAAGCGGTGGAGGAAGCGCTGCTGCAGACGTCAAACTAG